A window of Leptotrichia wadei contains these coding sequences:
- a CDS encoding HAD family hydrolase, with protein MGKKFFDEIELFLFDMDGLLFDTETIYVEYGREVAKKTGYTITKDIVEKTTGVTNDKARILFKESLGQDFPYDEMMGKVKNHILELAKKSEVPLKPGALELLEFLRENNKEMILATSSDLFMAEALINGKDLKKYFSYFVTAEDVVHGKPDPEVFLIGAKKAGVSPEKTVVFEDSFNGIRAAHAARTFPIMVPDKLKPTEEIEKLVYKKFNSLVEVLDYFKGNN; from the coding sequence ATGGGGAAAAAATTTTTTGATGAAATTGAATTATTTCTATTTGATATGGATGGACTGTTATTTGACACAGAAACTATTTATGTAGAATATGGTCGTGAGGTGGCTAAAAAGACGGGTTATACGATAACAAAGGACATTGTGGAAAAAACAACGGGTGTTACAAATGATAAGGCAAGAATATTATTTAAAGAATCATTGGGGCAGGATTTTCCTTATGATGAGATGATGGGGAAAGTAAAGAATCATATATTAGAATTGGCTAAAAAAAGTGAAGTGCCTTTAAAACCAGGTGCGTTGGAACTTTTAGAATTTTTGAGGGAAAATAATAAAGAAATGATTCTCGCGACTTCTTCAGATTTGTTTATGGCGGAAGCTTTAATTAATGGAAAAGATCTAAAAAAATATTTTTCTTATTTTGTAACGGCAGAAGATGTAGTTCATGGTAAGCCCGATCCTGAAGTATTTTTGATAGGAGCAAAAAAGGCGGGAGTATCTCCAGAAAAAACTGTTGTATTTGAAGATTCTTTTAATGGAATAAGAGCAGCACATGCAGCGAGAACATTTCCAATCATGGTGCCAGATAAATTGAAACCGACAGAAGAAATTGAAAAATTAGTTTATAAGAAGTTTAATAGTCTGGTTGAAGTGCTTGATTATTTTAAGGGGAATAATTAA
- a CDS encoding HutP family protein, with the protein MEENNKSVEICRIALRMSISSRDEERKLMKEYKEQGIKTAAVNVGGAMPQSRFKFIESALMAAKRNNLIQDVHTHDGAVIGAMREAMSQIEAIINGLSVGGKIGLAREGEHLAVAIFLSVGILQFNEVITSVAHRSVSILESEK; encoded by the coding sequence ATGGAAGAGAATAATAAAAGTGTAGAAATATGCAGAATAGCATTAAGAATGTCGATTTCTTCACGAGATGAAGAACGTAAATTGATGAAGGAATATAAGGAACAAGGAATAAAAACAGCAGCAGTAAATGTTGGTGGTGCAATGCCCCAATCTCGTTTTAAATTTATAGAAAGTGCATTAATGGCGGCAAAAAGAAATAATCTTATTCAAGATGTGCATACTCACGATGGAGCGGTAATTGGTGCAATGCGAGAAGCAATGAGTCAAATTGAGGCGATTATAAATGGACTTAGTGTCGGTGGTAAAATTGGATTGGCAAGAGAAGGTGAACATCTAGCTGTGGCGATATTTTTAAGTGTTGGAATATTACAGTTTAATGAAGTGATAACTTCTGTTGCTCATCGTTCTGTTTCAATACTTGAGAGTGAAAAATAA
- the aroQ gene encoding type II 3-dehydroquinate dehydratase: MKKIMIINGPNLNFLGIREKNIYGNDDYESICSYIKDKFSDKKVRIDILQSNSEGKLIDFLQSAYFRNFDGIVINPGAYTHYSYAILDAIKSISIPTVEVHLSNIQEREEFRKTSVTAAACIAQIYGKGRDGYVEAIKLLLEEESCQKDEK, encoded by the coding sequence ATGAAAAAAATAATGATTATAAACGGGCCTAATTTAAATTTCTTGGGGATCAGAGAAAAAAATATCTATGGAAATGATGACTATGAAAGTATTTGTAGTTATATAAAAGATAAATTTTCAGACAAAAAAGTGAGAATAGATATTTTGCAGTCAAATTCTGAAGGAAAACTTATAGATTTTTTACAATCGGCATATTTTAGAAATTTTGATGGAATTGTAATAAATCCAGGTGCCTACACTCATTACAGCTATGCAATTTTAGATGCGATAAAATCAATATCGATCCCAACAGTAGAAGTTCATTTGAGTAATATTCAAGAAAGAGAAGAATTTAGAAAAACTTCAGTTACAGCAGCAGCTTGTATTGCTCAAATTTATGGAAAAGGTAGGGATGGATATGTGGAAGCAATTAAACTTCTTTTAGAAGAAGAAAGTTGTCAAAAAGATGAAAAATGA
- a CDS encoding shikimate kinase, producing the protein MKNIVLIGMPACGKSTIGYRLSPKINYPFIDVDKYLEEKESRIISDIFLKEGEEHFRELETKYLKEVSKRQGVIISTGGGVVKKKENIDILKKNGIIIFLNRAIENILEENHENRPLLQNIENLWKLYDERIKLYRKYADIIIKNDDDMNVIVERIITVLKGKL; encoded by the coding sequence ATGAAAAATATAGTATTAATTGGGATGCCTGCTTGCGGGAAAAGTACGATAGGATATCGGTTATCCCCAAAAATCAATTATCCTTTTATAGATGTAGATAAATATTTGGAAGAAAAGGAAAGTAGAATTATTTCAGATATTTTTTTAAAGGAAGGCGAAGAGCATTTCAGAGAACTTGAAACAAAATATTTAAAAGAAGTATCTAAAAGACAAGGGGTCATTATTTCAACTGGTGGAGGAGTTGTCAAAAAAAAAGAGAATATTGATATTTTGAAGAAAAATGGGATTATTATATTTCTTAACAGAGCGATTGAGAATATTTTGGAGGAAAATCATGAAAATAGACCTCTTTTACAAAATATTGAAAATCTTTGGAAATTGTACGATGAAAGAATAAAATTATATAGAAAATATGCAGATATTATAATAAAAAATGATGATGATATGAATGTAATTGTTGAAAGAATAATTACAGTTTTAAAGGGAAAACTTTAA
- a CDS encoding DUF4250 domain-containing protein encodes MINFETKDIMLLYSFVNMKLRDEFLDLDDFVNYYGVDKDSLLNRFLEAGYEYSKNENQFKRI; translated from the coding sequence ATGATAAATTTTGAAACTAAAGATATAATGTTGCTTTATAGTTTTGTAAATATGAAATTACGTGATGAATTTTTAGATTTGGATGATTTTGTAAATTATTATGGTGTTGATAAAGATAGTTTGTTAAATAGATTTTTAGAGGCTGGTTACGAATATTCAAAAAATGAAAATCAATTTAAGAGAATATAA
- the aroE gene encoding shikimate dehydrogenase, giving the protein MEKFGLLGEKLGHSYSKEIHEIFFELTGKNASYKMIEREIDEVEELMKSIRNGKFNGINVTIPYKLEVIKYLDEVSETAKKIGAVNTITLRDGKLIGNNSDYFGFLKTLELNGIDVNGKKVLVLGTGGASKAIYNGLIDSGAENIFLATIIEHDPFKVRNQDRLIHYSSIAGLRNIELIVNCTPVGMYPAVDNCPLEDKNLIDVNAVVDIVYNPEETVLMKKYKAKGAKVANGLMMLISQAIKSEEIWHKEKYDIKIVEEIHKRLSEKLYK; this is encoded by the coding sequence ATGGAAAAATTTGGATTATTAGGAGAAAAATTAGGACATAGCTATTCAAAGGAAATTCATGAAATTTTTTTTGAGCTGACTGGGAAAAATGCAAGTTATAAAATGATTGAAAGAGAAATTGATGAAGTTGAAGAATTAATGAAAAGTATAAGAAATGGAAAGTTTAATGGAATTAATGTTACAATTCCGTATAAACTGGAAGTTATTAAATATCTTGATGAAGTGTCAGAAACTGCTAAAAAAATAGGAGCAGTAAATACGATAACTTTAAGGGATGGGAAACTTATTGGAAATAATTCAGATTATTTTGGCTTTCTTAAAACATTGGAATTGAATGGAATTGATGTAAATGGTAAAAAGGTGCTTGTTTTAGGAACAGGAGGTGCCTCTAAAGCTATTTATAATGGATTAATTGATAGCGGAGCGGAAAATATTTTTCTTGCGACAATTATAGAACATGATCCTTTTAAAGTCAGAAATCAAGACAGATTGATTCATTATTCATCAATTGCAGGACTTAGAAATATTGAATTAATTGTAAACTGTACACCAGTGGGGATGTATCCTGCAGTTGATAATTGCCCACTTGAGGACAAAAATTTGATTGATGTAAATGCAGTTGTGGATATTGTTTATAATCCTGAAGAAACTGTGCTTATGAAGAAATACAAAGCAAAAGGGGCAAAGGTGGCAAATGGTCTTATGATGCTTATTTCACAAGCAATTAAGTCTGAAGAAATATGGCACAAAGAGAAATATGATATAAAGATTGTTGAAGAAATTCATAAAAGATTATCAGAAAAATTATATAAATAA
- a CDS encoding pseudouridine synthase, with product MRLDKFLANSGIGTRKEVKEILKKGKISVNSIFIKDGRIHINEKKDIIKYEDKVVGYKPFVYIMMNKPAGVVSATEDNHHKTVIDLLNDKYRTYDIFPVGRLDIDTEGLLLLTNDGVLSHNLLSPKKHVSKKYYVKIAKPLSENDVKILENGIKLEENFITKKAKVEIISEDLCENDDNQVYITISEGKFHQVKRMFKAVNNEVLYLKRVKMGNLSLDENLKLGEYRELTGKDLDELKF from the coding sequence ATGAGATTAGATAAATTTTTAGCAAATTCAGGAATTGGAACGAGAAAAGAAGTCAAGGAGATTTTGAAAAAGGGAAAGATTAGTGTTAATAGTATTTTTATAAAGGATGGAAGAATTCATATTAATGAAAAAAAGGATATCATAAAATATGAAGATAAGGTTGTTGGTTATAAACCGTTTGTTTATATTATGATGAATAAACCTGCTGGAGTTGTTTCTGCGACTGAGGATAACCATCATAAAACTGTTATTGACCTATTAAATGATAAATATAGGACTTATGATATTTTTCCTGTTGGAAGGTTGGATATTGATACTGAAGGCTTGCTTTTACTTACAAATGATGGAGTTTTATCACATAATTTACTTTCTCCTAAAAAACATGTGAGTAAGAAATATTATGTAAAAATCGCTAAGCCGCTTAGTGAAAATGATGTGAAAATATTAGAAAATGGGATAAAGCTGGAGGAAAATTTTATAACGAAAAAAGCAAAAGTTGAAATAATTTCTGAAGATTTGTGTGAAAATGATGATAATCAAGTTTACATAACAATTTCCGAAGGAAAATTTCATCAAGTAAAAAGAATGTTTAAGGCAGTTAATAATGAAGTTCTTTATTTGAAGCGGGTAAAAATGGGAAATCTTTCATTGGATGAAAATCTGAAGCTGGGAGAATATAGGGAATTGACAGGAAAAGATTTAGATGAATTAAAATTTTAA
- a CDS encoding chorismate mutase, with the protein MNTDKDLDLGKIREKIDKLDSQLVELLEKRLEIVQEVAQFKKQTGKRIFDEEREKEVVQKNLKRVKNKELDHYIELILKDIMDSSKKYQKFKIGISTKYVNDLNLQNKKLGYTGVPGSYAYEVLMNILKNNKNLDIDSIEENENIFHFNSHRDLVEAVHTRKIDIGILPIENSIVGEVRDSIDLINTKNIHIIGEVRHKISHNLLGLKGSKIEDIKNIYSHEQAFMQCSHFLSKHEWHLNRMTNTAISGKYIATEGKKENACIANMKTKEVYRLELLKKNINNEEENYTRFFIISSEDTVIDGSDKISIVTSANNESGALIGLLQIFYKYGLNMVNLKSRPRVNKPWEYYFYIDFEGNMSSEKVKMALEEIREKSNYLQILGNYKLYNLEIYSD; encoded by the coding sequence ATGAATACAGATAAAGATTTAGATTTAGGAAAAATTCGGGAAAAAATTGATAAATTAGATAGCCAGCTGGTAGAATTGCTTGAGAAAAGGCTGGAAATTGTGCAGGAAGTGGCACAGTTTAAAAAGCAGACGGGGAAAAGAATCTTTGATGAGGAACGGGAAAAGGAAGTTGTTCAGAAAAATTTAAAAAGAGTGAAAAATAAGGAATTAGATCATTATATTGAATTGATTTTAAAGGATATTATGGATTCTAGTAAGAAATATCAAAAATTTAAAATAGGAATTTCAACTAAATATGTAAATGATCTGAACTTACAAAATAAAAAGTTAGGATATACTGGTGTCCCAGGATCGTATGCCTATGAGGTTCTTATGAATATTTTGAAAAATAATAAAAATTTAGATATAGACAGTATTGAGGAAAATGAGAATATTTTTCATTTTAACTCACACAGGGATTTGGTGGAAGCGGTGCATACACGAAAAATTGATATCGGGATACTGCCAATAGAAAATTCCATTGTAGGGGAAGTTAGAGATAGCATTGACCTGATTAATACAAAAAATATTCATATAATTGGAGAAGTTAGACATAAGATTTCACATAATCTTTTGGGTTTAAAGGGAAGCAAAATTGAAGATATAAAAAATATTTATTCTCACGAACAGGCTTTTATGCAATGTTCACATTTTTTATCAAAGCACGAATGGCATCTTAATCGTATGACAAATACTGCAATTAGTGGAAAATACATTGCAACAGAAGGTAAAAAAGAAAATGCCTGTATTGCGAATATGAAAACGAAGGAAGTTTACAGGCTTGAATTATTAAAGAAAAATATTAATAATGAAGAGGAAAATTATACGAGATTTTTTATCATTTCAAGTGAAGATACTGTAATTGATGGAAGTGATAAAATAAGTATTGTAACAAGTGCAAACAATGAATCAGGAGCATTAATCGGATTATTGCAAATTTTTTACAAATATGGGTTAAATATGGTAAATTTAAAATCACGCCCAAGAGTAAATAAACCTTGGGAATATTATTTTTACATTGATTTTGAGGGAAATATGTCTAGCGAAAAGGTAAAAATGGCACTCGAGGAAATACGAGAAAAATCAAATTATTTACAGATTTTAGGTAATTATAAGCTGTATAATTTGGAAATATATTCAGATTAG
- a CDS encoding glycogen/starch/alpha-glucan phosphorylase, with amino-acid sequence MKINKAELKDNILRELRRQYGKTLEEAHEFELYNAISKVALDYAMEKWYNTKKTYAKKQVKQMYYFSAEFLMGRFMGNNLINLQINDVIRETLNELGIDINKIEDREMDAGLGNGGLGRLAACFLDSLATLALPGHGYGLRYKYGMFEQKIENGFQVEYPDDWTKYGDPWSIKRMDRVFEVKFGGQIEVHRDEFGKEYFKRVNTETVHAVAYDVPVIGYGNDTVNTLRLWEARSPEGFDLKLFNDQTYLQASAKAVQAEDISRVLYPNDTEKDGKLLRLKQQFFFTSASLQDIIRRYKSVFGNDFSKFAEKVAIQLNDTHPVVAIPELMRIFLDKEKLGWDEAWNICKNVFAYTNHTILSEALEKWDISLFQPLLPRIYQIIEEINRRFVAELQEKYPGDWERINKMSIIGNGQVRMAWLAIVGSHKVNGVAKLHTEILKNTELKEWNELYPEKFLNETNGITQRRWLLKSNPELAALITELIGDKWITDLYELKKLEQYLDDDNVLNRVSEIKLHNKEKLAKYIKDTTGIEVDPHSIFDIQVKRLHEYKRQLLNVLHIMDLYNKLKENPYLDVEPRTFIFGAKSAAGYRRAKGIIKLINAVAEKVNNDSEINGKIKVVFLENYRVSLAEKIFPSADVSEQISTASKEASGTGNMKFMLNGALTLGTMDGANVEIVEEVGIENAFIFGLSAQEVENYQEHGGYNPFDEYNNVEGLKKVIDQLGDGTYNDNHTGIFKELQNSLLYGVDGSRPDVYFLLKDFASYREAQDRLQNQFKDRREWTRKTLKNIANAGKFSSDRTIAEYAKEIWNIEPVEVEDYIVEDYIEK; translated from the coding sequence ATGAAAATTAATAAAGCTGAATTGAAGGACAATATTCTTAGAGAACTGAGAAGGCAATACGGAAAAACTCTTGAGGAAGCTCATGAATTTGAGCTATATAATGCAATTTCAAAAGTAGCTTTGGATTACGCAATGGAAAAATGGTACAATACTAAAAAGACTTATGCTAAAAAACAGGTAAAGCAAATGTACTACTTTTCAGCAGAATTCCTAATGGGAAGATTTATGGGAAACAACCTAATCAACTTGCAAATCAATGACGTTATTAGAGAAACATTAAATGAATTAGGCATAGATATTAATAAAATTGAAGATCGTGAAATGGATGCAGGACTTGGAAATGGAGGACTTGGAAGACTTGCAGCCTGCTTTTTAGATTCACTTGCAACATTGGCATTACCAGGGCATGGATATGGACTTAGATACAAATATGGAATGTTTGAACAAAAAATTGAGAATGGATTCCAAGTAGAATATCCAGATGATTGGACAAAATATGGTGACCCTTGGTCAATTAAGAGAATGGACAGAGTATTTGAAGTAAAATTTGGAGGACAAATTGAAGTTCATCGTGATGAATTTGGAAAAGAATACTTTAAACGTGTAAATACTGAAACAGTTCATGCTGTGGCTTATGATGTGCCAGTTATCGGTTATGGAAATGATACGGTAAATACATTGAGATTGTGGGAAGCCAGATCACCTGAAGGGTTTGACCTAAAATTATTTAATGACCAAACTTATTTACAAGCTTCTGCTAAAGCAGTTCAAGCTGAAGATATCTCAAGAGTACTATATCCAAATGATACTGAAAAAGATGGAAAACTATTAAGATTGAAACAGCAATTCTTCTTTACATCAGCTTCGTTACAAGATATTATCAGAAGGTATAAATCTGTATTTGGAAATGATTTTTCTAAATTTGCAGAAAAAGTGGCAATTCAGTTAAATGATACTCACCCAGTAGTTGCAATTCCTGAATTGATGAGAATTTTCCTGGATAAGGAAAAATTAGGATGGGATGAAGCTTGGAACATTTGTAAAAATGTATTTGCTTATACAAACCATACAATCTTGTCAGAAGCATTGGAAAAATGGGATATTTCATTATTCCAGCCATTATTACCAAGAATTTACCAAATTATCGAAGAAATTAATAGAAGATTTGTTGCAGAATTACAGGAAAAATATCCTGGAGACTGGGAAAGAATCAATAAAATGTCGATTATTGGAAACGGACAAGTTAGAATGGCATGGCTTGCAATCGTAGGTTCACACAAAGTAAACGGAGTTGCTAAATTACATACAGAAATTCTTAAAAATACTGAATTAAAAGAATGGAATGAATTATATCCTGAAAAATTCCTAAATGAAACAAATGGAATCACTCAAAGAAGATGGCTATTAAAATCAAATCCAGAATTAGCTGCATTAATTACAGAATTAATTGGAGATAAATGGATTACAGACTTGTATGAACTTAAAAAATTGGAACAATATTTAGATGACGATAATGTTTTAAACAGAGTTTCTGAAATTAAGCTCCATAATAAGGAAAAATTGGCTAAATACATAAAAGATACTACAGGAATTGAAGTAGATCCTCATTCTATTTTTGATATTCAAGTTAAAAGGCTGCATGAATATAAGAGACAATTATTAAATGTGCTTCATATTATGGATCTTTACAATAAATTAAAAGAAAATCCATATTTAGACGTTGAGCCAAGAACATTTATCTTTGGAGCAAAATCAGCTGCTGGATATAGACGTGCTAAAGGAATTATCAAATTAATCAATGCTGTTGCTGAAAAAGTAAATAACGATTCTGAAATTAATGGAAAAATTAAAGTTGTATTCCTTGAAAACTACAGAGTTTCACTTGCAGAAAAAATATTCCCGTCGGCAGATGTATCAGAACAAATCTCTACAGCAAGTAAAGAAGCATCTGGAACTGGTAATATGAAATTTATGCTAAACGGTGCATTAACTCTTGGAACAATGGATGGAGCAAATGTGGAAATCGTTGAAGAAGTTGGAATTGAAAATGCATTTATTTTTGGACTTTCTGCACAAGAAGTGGAAAATTATCAAGAACATGGAGGATATAATCCGTTTGATGAATATAATAATGTAGAAGGGCTTAAAAAAGTTATAGATCAATTAGGTGACGGAACTTATAATGATAATCATACGGGAATCTTTAAAGAATTACAAAATTCATTATTATACGGAGTAGATGGTTCACGTCCAGACGTGTATTTCCTATTAAAAGATTTCGCATCATATAGAGAAGCACAAGACAGACTTCAAAATCAATTTAAAGACAGAAGAGAATGGACTAGAAAAACACTTAAGAATATTGCAAATGCAGGAAAATTCAGTTCGGACAGAACTATTGCCGAATATGCAAAAGAAATTTGGAATATTGAACCTGTTGAAGTTGAAGATTATATTGTTGAAGATTATATTGAAAAATAA
- a CDS encoding ATP-dependent Clp protease ATP-binding subunit has translation MSRDFNSMDDLFNQLMGGMRGFNSENRRYLINGREVTPEEFAQYRATGQLPINDEAQVQSQGQGVKKDGILAKLGRNLTEEAREGKLDPVIGRNKEIQETAEILSRRTKNNPVLVGDAGVGKTAVVEGLAQAIVNGDVPAAIKNKEIISIDISGLEAGTQYRGSFEENVQNLVKEVKELGNVILFFDEIHQILGAGNTGDSGSKGLADILKPALSRGELTVIGATTQDEYRNTILKNAALARRFNEVKVNAPSAEDTYKILQGIRDLYEKHHNVILPDNVLKAAVDFSIQYIPQRSLPDKAIDLVDVTAAHLAAQHPVTDVHAVEHQIEEQKKKQAEAVKSEDYEAALNAKNRIEELENKIKNHTEDMKVTATVNDVAESVERMTGIPVSQMGASDIERLKGMNDRLKSKVIGQDKAVEAVARAIRRNRAGFDEGNRPIGSFLFVGPTGVGKTELAKQLALDMFGTKDAIIRLDMSEYSDRTAVSKLIGTTAGYVGYDDNNNTLTERVRRNPYSIILLDEIEKADPQVITLLLQVLDDGRLTDGQGNTVNFKNTVIIATSNAGFGYEKGLTEDADKQEIMERLKPYFRPEFLNRFNAVIEFSHLNKKDLSQIVDLMLIEVNKTLSKKEIDLAVSDAAKEFLTEEGYDEVMGVRPLRRVIEQQIRDNVTDFHLENLDAKHLVADLEDGVLVIKEKNEKLEEKKDKE, from the coding sequence ATGAGTAGAGATTTTAACAGTATGGATGATCTTTTTAATCAGTTAATGGGAGGAATGAGAGGTTTTAATTCTGAAAATCGCCGTTATCTGATAAACGGAAGAGAAGTTACACCTGAAGAATTTGCACAATATCGTGCAACGGGACAATTGCCAATAAATGATGAAGCACAAGTTCAGTCACAAGGTCAAGGTGTTAAGAAAGATGGTATTCTTGCAAAACTTGGACGTAATTTAACAGAAGAAGCTCGTGAAGGAAAGTTAGATCCAGTTATAGGACGTAATAAGGAAATTCAGGAAACAGCTGAGATTCTTTCACGTCGTACAAAAAATAATCCAGTTCTTGTAGGTGATGCTGGTGTTGGTAAAACAGCAGTTGTAGAAGGGTTAGCTCAAGCTATTGTAAATGGAGATGTTCCTGCAGCTATTAAAAATAAAGAAATTATTTCAATTGATATTTCAGGACTTGAAGCAGGTACACAATATCGAGGAAGTTTTGAAGAAAATGTTCAAAATCTTGTGAAAGAAGTAAAAGAACTTGGAAATGTTATACTTTTCTTTGATGAAATTCATCAAATTTTGGGTGCTGGAAATACTGGTGATAGTGGTTCTAAAGGACTTGCTGATATTCTAAAACCTGCTCTTTCACGTGGTGAACTTACAGTTATAGGAGCTACTACTCAAGATGAATATCGAAATACAATATTAAAAAATGCAGCACTTGCACGTCGTTTTAATGAAGTAAAAGTTAATGCACCTTCAGCAGAAGATACTTATAAAATACTTCAAGGAATCCGTGACTTATATGAAAAACATCATAATGTAATTTTACCTGATAATGTTTTAAAAGCAGCTGTTGATTTTTCAATTCAATATATTCCACAACGTAGTTTGCCTGATAAAGCTATTGATTTAGTTGATGTTACAGCAGCACATTTAGCCGCTCAACATCCTGTTACAGATGTACATGCAGTAGAACATCAAATTGAAGAACAAAAGAAAAAACAAGCTGAAGCTGTAAAATCGGAAGACTATGAAGCAGCACTTAATGCAAAAAATCGTATTGAAGAATTAGAAAATAAAATAAAAAATCATACGGAAGATATGAAGGTTACAGCAACAGTAAATGATGTGGCAGAATCTGTAGAAAGAATGACTGGAATTCCTGTTTCTCAAATGGGAGCAAGTGATATTGAACGTCTAAAAGGTATGAATGATCGTCTAAAATCGAAAGTTATTGGGCAAGATAAAGCTGTTGAAGCTGTTGCACGTGCAATTCGTCGTAATCGTGCTGGATTTGATGAAGGAAACCGTCCAATTGGAAGTTTTCTTTTTGTAGGGCCTACAGGTGTTGGAAAAACTGAACTTGCAAAACAACTTGCTCTTGATATGTTTGGAACAAAAGATGCGATTATTAGATTAGATATGTCAGAATATTCTGATCGAACTGCTGTTTCAAAACTTATTGGAACAACAGCTGGATATGTAGGATACGATGACAATAATAATACTTTGACAGAAAGAGTACGTCGTAATCCTTATTCGATTATTCTTTTAGATGAAATTGAAAAAGCTGATCCACAAGTTATTACTCTTCTTCTGCAAGTACTAGATGATGGACGTTTAACTGATGGTCAAGGAAATACTGTAAACTTTAAAAATACTGTAATTATAGCTACCTCAAATGCTGGATTTGGATACGAAAAAGGACTTACTGAAGATGCAGATAAACAAGAAATTATGGAAAGATTAAAACCTTATTTCCGTCCTGAATTTTTAAATCGTTTCAATGCTGTGATTGAATTTTCTCATTTGAATAAAAAAGATTTATCACAAATTGTTGATTTAATGCTTATTGAAGTAAATAAAACTCTTTCTAAAAAAGAAATTGACTTAGCAGTATCTGATGCAGCAAAAGAATTTTTGACAGAAGAGGGATATGATGAAGTTATGGGAGTGCGTCCATTACGTCGTGTAATTGAGCAACAAATACGTGATAATGTAACTGATTTCCATCTTGAAAATCTTGACGCAAAACATCTTGTGGCTGATTTGGAAGATGGCGTTCTAGTTATTAAAGAAAAAAATGAAAAATTAGAAGAAAAAAAAGATAAAGAATAG